A stretch of the Perca fluviatilis chromosome 17, GENO_Pfluv_1.0, whole genome shotgun sequence genome encodes the following:
- the LOC120545385 gene encoding proteoglycan 4 isoform X5 produces the protein MVSKEPNHLLTGQTNGKSTLADKLPGTMTVRSVLLNRDSPDIESRLKRRRNRTHQVRFKDLEDGSSSSGNSGTGENNSHQKPATNCDSPHPLRKHSSRSPKPWTDRDGPRIQSLPGQTSVVGAVRGDMASTIEVVAAFLARAPPHPLTPGPTRRCWAPPQTNSLTLPMTRRASTSTSTAIQTSPCLKKPQSLSTAHTHSHSIGDSVGMDGDDEQDSQDEYLAHNHVLVPGSKDQNGPPGPGDPTVVERRSKASRTDIKSAVSVVKSSRHSCPPSVLHNTEPFHCSSVSCRDGAKRQGSSTPSVVRRRKRLNRTTSDPGKEVHFCTTLTQTESPSPSPPPSNTKLCTTQVQTESPFPPQNSKYCTTQSQTESQHKCLPLNDKQCTTPIQISNSRPTLPPNAEQSTTKKTDSPCHFVTPNHEPCTTQTQTCSLCASPPLTISLSEMQIQSESPVSPTVTQDPPTTQITTVPYCSSHPPTSAPTQTPEHCAKPPCSSPAKPVCTTPSPPIALSIPCSTSAHTVVQHPIPYYTVVSPPTTPSTAVVCSSPSSTAPSCPTQICTSPISNIVSSAPLTCSTPTETVTPNITPFDPIRHPTTTPNVTHQTPHNASNAPPPTNLTPCTFVTQTALSCTSISYYSTTHSVSHHAPHPNSTTPSYATLIQTVSHCNIPCQALQNTSSSITGITPYSSPVPKLKSCTSLPPLVKTYASTLPNAQQCATPTKAVPLYSSTFRAAPPYTPPSQAPYNAQDKRGIRLPPPPPPPPPYTPRKKGSDPPGPVIRTPMLRADSMANKKDKDGKKEKKEDIKCTNSPKLCERASSLKHRAETPPVAVMKGEKQSSSSSSSPAKACFKSSCLSSAQAQLGALHKMLCSGPNARPNTPNSQHPLPPNQQGCSGARGCCASGERSTVGPLTATQADTLRQVQEILGGLVSGARCKLDPSRVTEKLLGPNGPLHDIRSLQTQLHSLEGVLETSQNTIKVLLDVIQDLEKKEAERDG, from the coding sequence atGGTGAGCAAAGAGCCCAACCACTTGCTTACAGGCCAAACCAACGGCAAGAGCACCTTGGCGGACAAGTTGCCTGGGACAATGACTGTGCGCTCTGTGCTGCTCAATCGAGACTCCCCAGATATTGAGAGCCGCCTCAAGCGCCGCCGCAACCGCACCCACCAGGTCCGCTTTAAAGACCTGGAggatggcagcagcagcagtggcaacAGTGGAACAGGAGAAAACAATAGCCATCAGAAGCCTGCCACAAATTGTGACAGCCCACATCCTCTTCGCAAACACAGCAGCAGGTCCCCCAAGCCATGGACTGACAGGGATGGCCCACGGATTCAGAGTTTACCTGGCCAAACCTCTGTGGTGGGGGCTGTGCGTGGGGACATGGCAAGTACTATAGAGGTGGTGGCTGCTTTCTTAGCCAGGGCCCCTCCTCATCCATTGACACCGGGCCCTACACGTCGATGCTGGGCACCACCACAGACTAACTCCCTAACCTTGCCAATGACACGCAGGGCCAGTACGAGCACCAGCACAGCAATCCAGACCTCCCCATGCCTTAAAAAGCCCCAGTCCCTCTCTACCGCCCACACACATAGCCACAGCATCGGGGACTCAGTGGGCATGGATGGGGATGATGAGCAGGACTCTCAAGATGAGTACCTTGCGCACAACCATGTGTTGGTGCCTGGGTCCAAGGATCAGAATGGTCCTCCTGGGCCTGGGGATCCAACTGTGGTGGAACGGAGGTCTAAAGCCTCCAGGACAGAcatcaaatcagctgttagtGTGGTAAAAAGCTCCAGGCACAGCTGCCCCCCTTCAGTGCTTCACAACACTGAGCCATTTCACTGTTCCTCTGTGTCCTGTCGAGATGGCGCAAAGCGTCAGGGAAGCAGCACTCCCTCAGTGGTCAGGAGGAGAAAGCGGCTGAATAGGACAACAAGTGATCCTGGAAAGGAAGTGCACTTTTGCACCACTCTCACTCAGACTGAAAGCCCCAGTCCATCCCCGCCACCCTCAAATACCAAACTCTGTACCACTCAAGTTCAAACTGAGAGCCCTTTCCCACCTCAAAATTCAAAGTATTGTACCACCCAAAGTCAAACTGAGAGTCAACATAAATGTCTACCTTTGAATGACAAACAATGCACAACTCCAATTCAAATCTCCAACTCTCGCCCAACCCTACCTCCAAATGCGGAACAGTCCACCACTAAAAAAACAGACTCGCCTTGTCACTTTGTCACTCCAAATCATGAACCTTGCACTACCCAGACACAAACTTGCAGCCTCTGTGCTTCCCCACCTCTGACAATATCACTGAGTGAAATGCAAATTCAATCGGAGAGTCCTGTATCCCCAACTGTGACTCAAGACCCTCCCACCACCCAAATAACTACTGTGCCTTACTGTTCCTCTCACCCACCTACAAGTGCACCAACACAGACCCCGGAACACTGCGCTAAACCACCTTGCTCCTCTCCAGCCAAACCAGTTTGCACCACCCCATCTCCACCCATAGCACTGTCCATTCCTTGCTCCACTTCTGCACATACGGTCGTCCAACACCCTATCCCCTATTATACCGTTGTGTCGCCACCAACAACACCCAGCACAGCTGTTGTCTGCTCCAGTCCTTCCTCAACTGCACCATCATGCCCCACCCAAATCTGCACCTCCCCTATCTCAAACATAGTATCATCAGCTCCCCTAACCTGTTCCACCCCTACCGAGACTGTAACCCCCAATATAACTCCCTTTGACCCCATTAGACATCCAACCACTACCCCAAACGTAACACATCAGACACCACACAATGCATCAAACGCTCCACCTCCTACAAATTTAACACCATGTACATTTGTAACTCAAACTGCCCTGTCATGCACTTCCATATCTTATTACTCTACTACACATTCGGTTAGTCACCATGCCCCTCACCCTAATTCTACGACACCTTCTTATGCCACTCTCATACAAACTGTGTCTCATTGCAACATCCCATGTCAAGCTCTGCAAAATACCTCTTCTTCCATCACAGGCATAACCCCCTACTCCTCCCCAGTCCCCAAATTAAAATCTTGCACTTCTCTGCCTCCACTTGTGAAAACATATGCGTCCACTCTTCCTAATGCACAACAATGTGCTACACCAACTAAAGCTGTTCCTCTTTATTCTTCCACATTTCGTGCTGCACCACCATACACGCCCCCCTCTCAGGCGCCCTACAACGCTCAGGATAAGAGGGGCATTCGACTTCCACCTCCTCCCCCGCCACCTCCACCTTACACACCACGCAAAAAGGGAAGTGATCCACCAGGTCCTGTAATCCGAACACCCATGCTCAGGGCAGACAGCATGGCCAACAAGAAGGATAAAGAtgggaagaaggaaaaaaaggaagatatAAAATGCACAAACTCACCCAAGCTCTGTGAGAGAGCCAGCTCTCTGAAGCACAGAGCTGAAACTCCTCCAGTTGCTGTGATGAAGGGAGAGAAGCAgtcctcctcatcctcatcctctcCTGCCAAGGCCTGTTTTAAGTCCAGTTGTCTCAGCTCAGCCCAGGCTCAGCTTGGGGCACTACACAAAATGCTTTGCTCAGGACCCAACGCCAGGCCCAACACCCCAAACAGCCAACATCCTCTCCCTCCAAACCAGCAGGGTTGCTCTGGAGCCAGGGGCTGCTGTGCTTCTGGGGAGCGGTCTACAGTTGGGCCCCTGACTGCCACCCAGGCTGACACACTAAGACAGGTCCAGGAAATTCTGGGAGGGTTGGTGTCTGGGGCCAGGTGTAAACTGGACCCATCCCGGGTGACAGAAAAGCTCCTGGGTCCAAACGGACCCCTGCATGACATTCGTAGCCTGCAGACACAGCTCCACAGCCTGGAGGGGGTCCTGGAGACCAGCCAGAACACCATTAAGGTCCTGCTGGATGTCATTCAAGACCTTGAGAAGAAGGAAGCCGAGAGAGACGGGTGA
- the LOC120545385 gene encoding proteoglycan 4 isoform X4, translated as MVSKEPNHLLTGQTNGKSTLADKLPGTMTVRSVLLNRDSPDIESRLKRRRNRTHQVRFKDLEDGSSSSGNSGTGENNSHQKPATNCDSPHPLRKHSSRSPKPWTDRDGPRIQSLPGQTSVVGAVRGDMASTIEVVAAFLARAPPHPLTPGPTRRCWAPPQTNSLTLPMTRRASTSTSTAIQTSPCLKKPQSLSTAHTHSHSIGDSVGMDGDDEQDSQDEYLAHNHVLVPGSKDQNGPPGPGDPTVVERRSKASRTDIKSAVSVVKSSRHSCPPSVLHNTEPFHCSSVSCRDGAKRQGSSTPSVVRRRKRLNRTTSDPGKEVHFCTTLTQTESPSPSPPPSNTKLCTTQVQTESPFPPQNSKYCTTQSQTESQHKCLPLNDKQCTTPIQISNSRPTLPPNAEQSTTKKTDSPCHFVTPNHEPCTTQTQTCSLCASPPLTISLSEMQIQSESPVSPTVTQDPPTTQITTVPYCSSHPPTSAPTQTPEHCAKPPCSSPAKPVCTTPSPPIALSIPCSTSAHTVVQHPIPYYTVVSPPTTPSTAVVCSSPSSTAPSCPTQICTSPISNIVSSAPLTCSTPTETVTPNITPFDPIRHPTTTPNVTHQTPHNASNAPPPTNLTPCTFVTQTALSCTSISYYSTTHSVSHHAPHPNSTTPSYATLIQTVSHCNIPCQALQNTSSSITGITPYSSPVPKLKSCTSLPPLVKTYASTLPNAQQCATPTKAVPLYSSTFRAAPPYTPPSQAPYNAQDKRGIRLPPPPPPPPPYTPRKKGSDPPGPVIRTPMLRADSMANKKDKDGKKEKKEDIKCTNSPKLCERASSLKHRAETPPVAVMKGEKQSSSSSSSPAKACFKSSCLSSAQAQLGALHKMLCSGPNARPNTPNSQHPLPPNQQGCSGARGCCASGERSTVGPLTATQADTLRQVQEILGGLVSGARCKLDPSRVTEKLLGPNGPLHDIRSLQTQLHSLEGVLETSQNTIKVLLDVIQDLEKKEAERDGHSYRTGQDIENCGTCRDCACIIYSVEHDFRLQEGQVVRTWKVGDPPEGLPQTPTPQHSEPHQQDSPQPVRPPATNKKNRKKCFWFL; from the coding sequence atGGTGAGCAAAGAGCCCAACCACTTGCTTACAGGCCAAACCAACGGCAAGAGCACCTTGGCGGACAAGTTGCCTGGGACAATGACTGTGCGCTCTGTGCTGCTCAATCGAGACTCCCCAGATATTGAGAGCCGCCTCAAGCGCCGCCGCAACCGCACCCACCAGGTCCGCTTTAAAGACCTGGAggatggcagcagcagcagtggcaacAGTGGAACAGGAGAAAACAATAGCCATCAGAAGCCTGCCACAAATTGTGACAGCCCACATCCTCTTCGCAAACACAGCAGCAGGTCCCCCAAGCCATGGACTGACAGGGATGGCCCACGGATTCAGAGTTTACCTGGCCAAACCTCTGTGGTGGGGGCTGTGCGTGGGGACATGGCAAGTACTATAGAGGTGGTGGCTGCTTTCTTAGCCAGGGCCCCTCCTCATCCATTGACACCGGGCCCTACACGTCGATGCTGGGCACCACCACAGACTAACTCCCTAACCTTGCCAATGACACGCAGGGCCAGTACGAGCACCAGCACAGCAATCCAGACCTCCCCATGCCTTAAAAAGCCCCAGTCCCTCTCTACCGCCCACACACATAGCCACAGCATCGGGGACTCAGTGGGCATGGATGGGGATGATGAGCAGGACTCTCAAGATGAGTACCTTGCGCACAACCATGTGTTGGTGCCTGGGTCCAAGGATCAGAATGGTCCTCCTGGGCCTGGGGATCCAACTGTGGTGGAACGGAGGTCTAAAGCCTCCAGGACAGAcatcaaatcagctgttagtGTGGTAAAAAGCTCCAGGCACAGCTGCCCCCCTTCAGTGCTTCACAACACTGAGCCATTTCACTGTTCCTCTGTGTCCTGTCGAGATGGCGCAAAGCGTCAGGGAAGCAGCACTCCCTCAGTGGTCAGGAGGAGAAAGCGGCTGAATAGGACAACAAGTGATCCTGGAAAGGAAGTGCACTTTTGCACCACTCTCACTCAGACTGAAAGCCCCAGTCCATCCCCGCCACCCTCAAATACCAAACTCTGTACCACTCAAGTTCAAACTGAGAGCCCTTTCCCACCTCAAAATTCAAAGTATTGTACCACCCAAAGTCAAACTGAGAGTCAACATAAATGTCTACCTTTGAATGACAAACAATGCACAACTCCAATTCAAATCTCCAACTCTCGCCCAACCCTACCTCCAAATGCGGAACAGTCCACCACTAAAAAAACAGACTCGCCTTGTCACTTTGTCACTCCAAATCATGAACCTTGCACTACCCAGACACAAACTTGCAGCCTCTGTGCTTCCCCACCTCTGACAATATCACTGAGTGAAATGCAAATTCAATCGGAGAGTCCTGTATCCCCAACTGTGACTCAAGACCCTCCCACCACCCAAATAACTACTGTGCCTTACTGTTCCTCTCACCCACCTACAAGTGCACCAACACAGACCCCGGAACACTGCGCTAAACCACCTTGCTCCTCTCCAGCCAAACCAGTTTGCACCACCCCATCTCCACCCATAGCACTGTCCATTCCTTGCTCCACTTCTGCACATACGGTCGTCCAACACCCTATCCCCTATTATACCGTTGTGTCGCCACCAACAACACCCAGCACAGCTGTTGTCTGCTCCAGTCCTTCCTCAACTGCACCATCATGCCCCACCCAAATCTGCACCTCCCCTATCTCAAACATAGTATCATCAGCTCCCCTAACCTGTTCCACCCCTACCGAGACTGTAACCCCCAATATAACTCCCTTTGACCCCATTAGACATCCAACCACTACCCCAAACGTAACACATCAGACACCACACAATGCATCAAACGCTCCACCTCCTACAAATTTAACACCATGTACATTTGTAACTCAAACTGCCCTGTCATGCACTTCCATATCTTATTACTCTACTACACATTCGGTTAGTCACCATGCCCCTCACCCTAATTCTACGACACCTTCTTATGCCACTCTCATACAAACTGTGTCTCATTGCAACATCCCATGTCAAGCTCTGCAAAATACCTCTTCTTCCATCACAGGCATAACCCCCTACTCCTCCCCAGTCCCCAAATTAAAATCTTGCACTTCTCTGCCTCCACTTGTGAAAACATATGCGTCCACTCTTCCTAATGCACAACAATGTGCTACACCAACTAAAGCTGTTCCTCTTTATTCTTCCACATTTCGTGCTGCACCACCATACACGCCCCCCTCTCAGGCGCCCTACAACGCTCAGGATAAGAGGGGCATTCGACTTCCACCTCCTCCCCCGCCACCTCCACCTTACACACCACGCAAAAAGGGAAGTGATCCACCAGGTCCTGTAATCCGAACACCCATGCTCAGGGCAGACAGCATGGCCAACAAGAAGGATAAAGAtgggaagaaggaaaaaaaggaagatatAAAATGCACAAACTCACCCAAGCTCTGTGAGAGAGCCAGCTCTCTGAAGCACAGAGCTGAAACTCCTCCAGTTGCTGTGATGAAGGGAGAGAAGCAgtcctcctcatcctcatcctctcCTGCCAAGGCCTGTTTTAAGTCCAGTTGTCTCAGCTCAGCCCAGGCTCAGCTTGGGGCACTACACAAAATGCTTTGCTCAGGACCCAACGCCAGGCCCAACACCCCAAACAGCCAACATCCTCTCCCTCCAAACCAGCAGGGTTGCTCTGGAGCCAGGGGCTGCTGTGCTTCTGGGGAGCGGTCTACAGTTGGGCCCCTGACTGCCACCCAGGCTGACACACTAAGACAGGTCCAGGAAATTCTGGGAGGGTTGGTGTCTGGGGCCAGGTGTAAACTGGACCCATCCCGGGTGACAGAAAAGCTCCTGGGTCCAAACGGACCCCTGCATGACATTCGTAGCCTGCAGACACAGCTCCACAGCCTGGAGGGGGTCCTGGAGACCAGCCAGAACACCATTAAGGTCCTGCTGGATGTCATTCAAGACCTTGAGAAGAAGGAAGCCGAGAGAGACGG
- the LOC120545385 gene encoding proteoglycan 4 isoform X3 has protein sequence MVSKEPNHLLTGQTNGKSTLADKLPGTMTVRSVLLNRDSPDIESRLKRRRNRTHQVRFKDLEDGSSSSGNSGTGENNSHQKPATNCDSPHPLRKHSSRSPKPWTDRDGPRIQSLPGQTSVVGAVRGDMASTIEVVAAFLARAPPHPLTPGPTRRCWAPPQTNSLTLPMTRRASTSTSTAIQTSPCLKKPQSLSTAHTHSHSIGDSVGMDGDDEQDSQDEYLAHNHVLVPGSKDQNGPPGPGDPTVVERRSKASRTDIKSAVSVVKSSRHSCPPSVLHNTEPFHCSSVSCRDGAKRQGSSTPSVVRRRKRLNRTTSDPGKEVHFCTTLTQTESPSPSPPPSNTKLCTTQVQTESPFPPQNSKYCTTQSQTESQHKCLPLNDKQCTTPIQISNSRPTLPPNAEQSTTKKTDSPCHFVTPNHEPCTTQTQTCSLCASPPLTISLSEMQIQSESPVSPTVTQDPPTTQITTVPYCSSHPPTSAPTQTPEHCAKPPCSSPAKPVCTTPSPPIALSIPCSTSAHTVVQHPIPYYTVVSPPTTPSTAVVCSSPSSTAPSCPTQICTSPISNIVSSAPLTCSTPTETVTPNITPFDPIRHPTTTPNVTHQTPHNASNAPPPTNLTPCTFVTQTALSCTSISYYSTTHSVSHHAPHPNSTTPSYATLIQTVSHCNIPCQALQNTSSSITGITPYSSPVPKLKSCTSLPPLVKTYASTLPNAQQCATPTKAVPLYSSTFRAAPPYTPPSQAPYNAQDKRGIRLPPPPPPPPPYTPRKKGSDPPGPVIRTPMLRADSMANKKDKDGKKEKKEDIKCTNSPKLCERASSLKHRAETPPVAVMKGEKQSSSSSSSPAKACFKSSCLSSAQAQLGALHKMLCSGPNARPNTPNSQHPLPPNQQGCSGARGCCASGERSTVGPLTATQADTLRQVQEILGGLVSGARCKLDPSRVTEKLLGPNGPLHDIRSLQTQLHSLEGVLETSQNTIKVLLDVIQDLEKKEAERDGRHSYRTGQDIENCGTCRDCACIIYSVEHDFRLQEGQVVRTWKVGDPPEGLPQTPTPQHSEPHQQDSPQPVRPPATNKKNRKKCFWFL, from the coding sequence atGGTGAGCAAAGAGCCCAACCACTTGCTTACAGGCCAAACCAACGGCAAGAGCACCTTGGCGGACAAGTTGCCTGGGACAATGACTGTGCGCTCTGTGCTGCTCAATCGAGACTCCCCAGATATTGAGAGCCGCCTCAAGCGCCGCCGCAACCGCACCCACCAGGTCCGCTTTAAAGACCTGGAggatggcagcagcagcagtggcaacAGTGGAACAGGAGAAAACAATAGCCATCAGAAGCCTGCCACAAATTGTGACAGCCCACATCCTCTTCGCAAACACAGCAGCAGGTCCCCCAAGCCATGGACTGACAGGGATGGCCCACGGATTCAGAGTTTACCTGGCCAAACCTCTGTGGTGGGGGCTGTGCGTGGGGACATGGCAAGTACTATAGAGGTGGTGGCTGCTTTCTTAGCCAGGGCCCCTCCTCATCCATTGACACCGGGCCCTACACGTCGATGCTGGGCACCACCACAGACTAACTCCCTAACCTTGCCAATGACACGCAGGGCCAGTACGAGCACCAGCACAGCAATCCAGACCTCCCCATGCCTTAAAAAGCCCCAGTCCCTCTCTACCGCCCACACACATAGCCACAGCATCGGGGACTCAGTGGGCATGGATGGGGATGATGAGCAGGACTCTCAAGATGAGTACCTTGCGCACAACCATGTGTTGGTGCCTGGGTCCAAGGATCAGAATGGTCCTCCTGGGCCTGGGGATCCAACTGTGGTGGAACGGAGGTCTAAAGCCTCCAGGACAGAcatcaaatcagctgttagtGTGGTAAAAAGCTCCAGGCACAGCTGCCCCCCTTCAGTGCTTCACAACACTGAGCCATTTCACTGTTCCTCTGTGTCCTGTCGAGATGGCGCAAAGCGTCAGGGAAGCAGCACTCCCTCAGTGGTCAGGAGGAGAAAGCGGCTGAATAGGACAACAAGTGATCCTGGAAAGGAAGTGCACTTTTGCACCACTCTCACTCAGACTGAAAGCCCCAGTCCATCCCCGCCACCCTCAAATACCAAACTCTGTACCACTCAAGTTCAAACTGAGAGCCCTTTCCCACCTCAAAATTCAAAGTATTGTACCACCCAAAGTCAAACTGAGAGTCAACATAAATGTCTACCTTTGAATGACAAACAATGCACAACTCCAATTCAAATCTCCAACTCTCGCCCAACCCTACCTCCAAATGCGGAACAGTCCACCACTAAAAAAACAGACTCGCCTTGTCACTTTGTCACTCCAAATCATGAACCTTGCACTACCCAGACACAAACTTGCAGCCTCTGTGCTTCCCCACCTCTGACAATATCACTGAGTGAAATGCAAATTCAATCGGAGAGTCCTGTATCCCCAACTGTGACTCAAGACCCTCCCACCACCCAAATAACTACTGTGCCTTACTGTTCCTCTCACCCACCTACAAGTGCACCAACACAGACCCCGGAACACTGCGCTAAACCACCTTGCTCCTCTCCAGCCAAACCAGTTTGCACCACCCCATCTCCACCCATAGCACTGTCCATTCCTTGCTCCACTTCTGCACATACGGTCGTCCAACACCCTATCCCCTATTATACCGTTGTGTCGCCACCAACAACACCCAGCACAGCTGTTGTCTGCTCCAGTCCTTCCTCAACTGCACCATCATGCCCCACCCAAATCTGCACCTCCCCTATCTCAAACATAGTATCATCAGCTCCCCTAACCTGTTCCACCCCTACCGAGACTGTAACCCCCAATATAACTCCCTTTGACCCCATTAGACATCCAACCACTACCCCAAACGTAACACATCAGACACCACACAATGCATCAAACGCTCCACCTCCTACAAATTTAACACCATGTACATTTGTAACTCAAACTGCCCTGTCATGCACTTCCATATCTTATTACTCTACTACACATTCGGTTAGTCACCATGCCCCTCACCCTAATTCTACGACACCTTCTTATGCCACTCTCATACAAACTGTGTCTCATTGCAACATCCCATGTCAAGCTCTGCAAAATACCTCTTCTTCCATCACAGGCATAACCCCCTACTCCTCCCCAGTCCCCAAATTAAAATCTTGCACTTCTCTGCCTCCACTTGTGAAAACATATGCGTCCACTCTTCCTAATGCACAACAATGTGCTACACCAACTAAAGCTGTTCCTCTTTATTCTTCCACATTTCGTGCTGCACCACCATACACGCCCCCCTCTCAGGCGCCCTACAACGCTCAGGATAAGAGGGGCATTCGACTTCCACCTCCTCCCCCGCCACCTCCACCTTACACACCACGCAAAAAGGGAAGTGATCCACCAGGTCCTGTAATCCGAACACCCATGCTCAGGGCAGACAGCATGGCCAACAAGAAGGATAAAGAtgggaagaaggaaaaaaaggaagatatAAAATGCACAAACTCACCCAAGCTCTGTGAGAGAGCCAGCTCTCTGAAGCACAGAGCTGAAACTCCTCCAGTTGCTGTGATGAAGGGAGAGAAGCAgtcctcctcatcctcatcctctcCTGCCAAGGCCTGTTTTAAGTCCAGTTGTCTCAGCTCAGCCCAGGCTCAGCTTGGGGCACTACACAAAATGCTTTGCTCAGGACCCAACGCCAGGCCCAACACCCCAAACAGCCAACATCCTCTCCCTCCAAACCAGCAGGGTTGCTCTGGAGCCAGGGGCTGCTGTGCTTCTGGGGAGCGGTCTACAGTTGGGCCCCTGACTGCCACCCAGGCTGACACACTAAGACAGGTCCAGGAAATTCTGGGAGGGTTGGTGTCTGGGGCCAGGTGTAAACTGGACCCATCCCGGGTGACAGAAAAGCTCCTGGGTCCAAACGGACCCCTGCATGACATTCGTAGCCTGCAGACACAGCTCCACAGCCTGGAGGGGGTCCTGGAGACCAGCCAGAACACCATTAAGGTCCTGCTGGATGTCATTCAAGACCTTGAGAAGAAGGAAGCCGAGAGAGACGG